GGACTGACTTCAAATGCAATagcaaacaaaatgaataatattttgccTTCACTTTTTGAgggtggtactgggggttgaatctaggggcactttacccctgagctatatgcccagccctttatatcttattttgagacagagtctcactgtcacctagactgaccttgaatttgaaatcttctgcctcagtctcctaaattgctgggattatattcatatgccaccatgcccagctcactaCATTTGAATTGAAGCAATTACTCCTAtaagaaacagtctttctgccttaagctaaaataaaaggtatatatTTCAATTcaactgtgtcttttttttttttttttttttttttgcagtgctgtggTAGGccctagggccttgcacacaccaggcaagtgctctgctactgagctctatccccagacATGGGtcaaatgttttaagaaatgttaattcataaataatatgaaaagtaGATAACATAACTTATTTTTGCCACAATCTCCTCATCGGTCAAATTTGTGTTCTTTCTCTTGGCACCACTGCCCACAGTCGCATCACCAAGAGGTGCAGGAAGAGCATCAGTTATAGACTGTGTGGAAATATGCAGAGATATTGTTCATGactgagattttaaaacaaatattttcaaatattctaacTGGTACACTACTCagaattccttaatttttaaCCAAAACTGAGTTATTTCTCTTGTTCTAAAGAAAGCCATACTTTCAGACTTACATAAATCAtgtagtgaaaaaaaatgtgaaacatttttctttgccaTAGCATGAACTTATTTAAAAGTATAACTAGCAGCTGGATGCaacagtgcatgcctgtaacccagcaacttgagagactgagacaggaggattccaggttcaaagccagccttaacaacttagcgagaccctgtctcaaaataaaaaataagaaagagggctgggaatgtggctcagtagttaagtgtctttgggttcaatccacggtgccaaaaaaaaaaaaagtataactagAAAAATAGCAGGTCTATGAATAAAATCTCTGTGTGCCCAGATATAAAATAGTATAACAGGGGctatgggtgtagctcagtggtagagcgcttgcttagcatgtgtgaggtcctgggttcacgcctcagcaccacagaaaaaataactacataaaataaaggtattgtgtccatctacaacaaaatatattttttaaagttagaaagATAAAATAGTAAAACAACATAGCAGCACACTTTAAAACTAACATTTtccataaaaagataaaatgtaaaagaccagaAATCTTGACGTTGAAATAACTAATTTccacaaaatattttacacaaataTAATGCCTACCCTCCCTCTTTTACTTCAAGGAGCCAGTtgtaaggaatatagaaaacacagcCTTCTGTCATGAGATGGGAATCCAATAGCAGTCCTCAGAGCCACCACATCACAGTCCAGCCCCCTTAGTgcttctctccctggctccaccTGAGCTCATTACTGCTGAAATTCTCCTCAGCTGGGGAGGAATTTCACTCTCAACTGTCTTTAGAATGCCATCAAGGCTTTgagagaaatgtcaaaatgagaaataaaatacataatctggggaagaggaaagatctAAGTTTTAGGTAGAAGAGTTACCCACattatgaaacagagaaaaaacagagtAATGGATGATCTCTCTGGAAAAGGGGgcaaaacatggaaagaaaaaacccagtgatttaagtattctaacttttaaagaagccatcgatttttatttgtcaaaaaaGTGGTTTTGATGAGTACTCTTtaggtaaaaattttaatttaatcttaactttctcatagtaaaatattttaaacctgaaggctttttgaaattatctctgaAAGTCAAACACAAACAGGTGTttttcaaacacacatgcacagatgtgCACATCAGGTCATTAGTCACTCACTGGTCTTATGTGGCCATGTCCTGGGGAAGTGAAAGGCCAaacatctccatcaccatcatcttcctCCATTACTATAGCTGATGTTTCCGGCCCCTTGGTGTTCAGCTGTGTTCAGGAGCAAAGGAAGACAAGCCAGGAACAGTCAAAGATTAAAATGTGACCAGGTCTCTTTTTATTAAACAaactttaagaagttattttttccatagctaatttttaaatgattaaacctCACTGGTTccaatatatacaattaaaaagtaaagatgattttctgaagtatggaaaagtaaataaacatatatgataaatattcttgagtgctatttagaaacattaaatagTTCTttacctcttattttattttttaaacattttttaaagttgttgatgaacctttattttatttatttgtatgtgctgctgagaatcgaacccagtgcctcatgtatgccaggcaagcacgctaccactgagtcacaaccccagccctacctcttattttagaaatttaaaaaaaaaacagatttcttttGGTTACATTAATTAGAacaagaactataagaaataaatcatcAACTTACTGCTGGTGTTCCAGAAGGGAAGCAatccttctctgaaaatgaaagagaaaggactTTTAATAATTCACCAGAGAAAACTTttctatgacaaaaagaaaaataatataaaagaggagCAAGTGAAATGTCTTaaaactgatttcatttttaagtagAATTACTTCTCTAGAAATATGACAGTAATagtaacataaaaataagaatttatataaGACTCAGTTACTAACTCTATAATCTTAATGAaaccttaaaaatacattttgaaaaacctgAATTGATCATTCCAATGATTGAATttcatggtatgtaaattatacttcaatcaagttattaaaatgtaatggagTCCTGGCCTGGTAattccatgcctataatccaagtggctcaaaaggcagagacaggaggatcttgagttcaaagccagcctcagcaatttagctaggtaCCTAGAAACTCAATGCGACGCTGCCCCTGAATAAGATACAAAACAgagtggggatgtggttcaggggttgagtgcccctgggtttaaaccctGGTACCCCGCCCCCACCAAAGTGTAATGAAAACCATACCCATTCaagctgtattaaaataaaacattccttgTTTAAGATACTTTCTCCAGAGAATTGCCTACCAAGGAGCAAAAGGATATAAAGCCACCAAACATGGCAACTGGGATAAGAATTATTTTTGACATGGCTcgtctctttttaaaatgcaacttACTAGTTGACACAGACGTTCTAGGTAAAAGTCTGACCTTTTCCTAAGGATACCAGGTaagttatttatagaaaaagtcaAGATCAGTATTACTTGCAAAGAAGTCTACTTCTTTTTTGAACATAGCCtttattgctgagggccattaccaagtaggaatgacgcatcaaaatttccttgccaagcgtaccccatgctgcttagaggacattcgatgggacattgcatgcatgctttaataaggtgaccttgctcaaggaccaaggcggatccgggtttagagctgatcaggtttgaggaagtaaccggctccttgagtttaaggcgttgccagtttaagacaatgggttttagggaagttggagattgaagattattgctgggattagggtgttcctgctgcttgttcccgttgagttctcgtgagattgaaatgggatttggagatagcctcgtggagtaagTGAaaggtgcgggagacagcagaacgcaattgcccctggacctgtgtggaggcggtgtgagagcagaataaagaattgctgtttgaacctacaaaggtgtgtggtgcctcgtgattctggtgccaagccgagaccttggcactttatctctgtgatgatgtaaatattaaatacaattaatccaaccacatatgatttttgcatacttagattacttttgaaaactatatatatgactttagaaacagagaaacatattaaataaaaattatatatcttgTGGTTGGTTATATATCTTGTGCCCATTTCGGGCAAAATCTACACAGAGAGAAATGGGAGAAATGATTTTGCATCTTTTAAAGTACAGTGCAAAGAGAGAAAGCAGGAGAACCAGCGTGGGAAAGGGGAGTCTAACTAAATCTCCAAAGATATTCCAGGGATCACTCAACCAACTGCACCATGTGGACTTCATTCGGATGCTGCCTtacacaaactgtttttaaaaatccagtatatTCCAATTCTTACCCACTGATATTCTAATTCTGAGCTATAAATCCTTTTAGTTATAATGTTCATTTTTAagtatttgcatgtaatttttgagtagaaatactttttatttcaaggtctgtgcatttataaagcaaaaattggTTCTATGTCACTGACAATAAACATATCTCTACATTAAACATGTCTAGAAATCCACACTTTTTCCTTCTaaactgaaaatcatttaaagccCTGAGGAGGAAAAAATCCCAAGTAAATGTAACAACATGGAACAAGTGTGAATCCCACTACCATGTTGATAtatgtataagaaatatggaaaaaaatgtaacacaTCCAATTCCATTTCTAACAAAATTATGAGATCAATAAAATCCTCAGTCTCCAGATGATGTTCAAGAGCCATCTGGACAGTTGACAAAAAGCAGTATCTACGTAGGAGAAAGTAGGAACAATAcagtttatccttttatttttccagaaatgatctttttatctatCAATGCTTCACAAGTTTCCATGGGATTCAGTCTTTTACCACTGTCTGAGGTCTCACCAGGAGGAGTCAATCTGAGATTTTTCTGTTTCAAGGTGCTGGCGTTATAATACTTATTGACACCCCGCACAGCTAGAGGATGCTCCATTGGCTTTCCTTTGAGGACCCTGAAAGTTTCTGGCAACTGAGCCCGCTGCTCTGGCATGccctaacaaagagaaattcagacaTGAGTTGTGGTTTGAATTGCTCTAATACTATCAATTTTCAGACATAAAtatcaacatacataaaacaaacccatacacataattttagatttgactaaatTCTAAATGGTCTCGTTTTCTAAAACTCTACTTaaccatatttattttgcaaatcaaCAGGAAAAATCCAAAAAGAGGAATGGAATGGAGTGCTAAGTTTGTTTGGGGAGAGGGGCAGAAGTGTCAAACCTGTATTTCCTCTTGTTCATCACCCACCAGAGTAGCTCCTAATTGAAAAGGCTTAAGCCAAGAGCAAAACTCAGGGGACAGCAAACAGGAAGAAGGATGCTTGCTTATGCCTGGTTCTGCTCTAGGCTTTAGACAGAGAACACAGGGtggcaggcccattccaactTCCGCCCTTCAGGGAATACAAATGTAGGGTTTTGAAACCAAGAACCCACTTTATACAGTGTTTACTGTTTCAgatcttttttggtggggaggaggaggagtaccagggattaaattcaggggcactcaaccactcagccataccctctgcctttttattttttgagacagggtctcactaaattgcttagttcctcccttagttgctgagtctggctttgcaCTTGCAAACCTCCTAAATCAGCCTcacaagcttctgggattatagtcatgctcCACTGAACCCAGCAATAcattatagttgttttttttcccctaaatctatttaaaataatctagTAGTACATTAAATggtcatgccatatttttaaccaatttactactaataatatttgagttgattttttgctaCATTTTGCTATCTAAATAATGGGACAAAACCCATAATCTATGCTGTTCTATGGTTCCCCTAGGACACACGTGCTAAATATTACATTTCTGGTTcaaaatgtatatatgtgaaagtaacatattcatttgtgatttgggatatatacataaagttttgttttaatttttttttgttttgtttttattgttttgttttgttttgttttttttttttttggtgtttgggattaaacccagggccttaagctgctaagcacatgctttacACTACCACAAGTTACCTCTAGTCCCAAGGTCTTATTAAAATGAGTCAAATTGGCTTGTTTCCTCCCCCATCTcatgtactggggactgaatccaggggtgctttaacactgagcttcatccccatccCCCCCACCCTTTTGCAAATTTGGGACAAGAGTCTTGTTAAGACCCCAACACCTgcatcaaacctgtgatcctcctaccacaacctggagcctctgggattacaggggtgaaCCAAAGTGCTTGGTTTcgcaaattattattattactatttagtttgtttttttttgagacatatgGTCTCACCATTTTCCCCAGGTTTATCTCAAACTCATGGACTCTAGTGATCTTTGTGCATCAGTCTGCAGAGTAGCTGcaactacaggcatgtgccaccaaagcccagctttcatgtttatttttttaaaacaaatatttagttgtagatggacacaatacctttattttatttatttttatgtggtgctaaggctctaacccagggcttcatgcgagctaggcaagcactgtaacagtgagccacatccctagccctaatgcttctattctttaatttgtttttggaagtactaggtattgaagccaggagcattataccactgagctacattcccagccctttttactttgagatagggtttgctaaaatgcccaggctggtctcaaacttatgatgcttctgcctcagcctcctgagctgctgggatgataggcagaTGTCACTATGCCCAGTCACCTTAAATTGCTGTTTTTTATTCTGGGATTCCTATCACATGTAAAATGTCTTATCAATATGACATTGtacagccaagtgtggtggcatgtacctgtaatcccCCCTGCTCAGAAAGCAGGAGCAGGAGAGTCACTGCAGcccacaaatttgagaccagtgtGAGAATCAGAGGAAGCCCCCTCACGcccaaaaaaatggaaaaaaaaaaaaaagata
This window of the Ictidomys tridecemlineatus isolate mIctTri1 chromosome 3, mIctTri1.hap1, whole genome shotgun sequence genome carries:
- the LOC144376383 gene encoding serine/threonine-protein kinase PAK 2-like isoform X1; amino-acid sequence: MPEQRAQLPETFRVLKGKPMEHPLAVRGVNKYYNASTLKQKNLRLTPPEKDCFPSGTPALNTKGPETSAIVMEEDDGDGDVWPFTSPGHGHIRPSITDALPAPLGDATVGSGAKRKNTNLTDEEIVAKISYVIYFSYYL
- the LOC144376383 gene encoding serine/threonine-protein kinase PAK 2-like isoform X2, with the protein product MPEQRAQLPETFRVLKGKPMEHPLAVRGVNKYYNASTLKQKNLRLTPPEKDCFPSGTPALNTKGPETSAIVMEEDDGDGDVWPFTSPGHGHIRPELW